The following proteins come from a genomic window of Chryseobacterium glaciei:
- a CDS encoding PRTRC system ThiF family protein, which yields MIPKTRIHFTDDYLINPTNPIEVNLIGAGGTGSKVLTALLEMNHSLIDLGHAGLSVRLWDDDIITEANLGRQRFAESEVGLYKSVALINRANRWSGTNWKAETVKFQKNELGKAPENTQANIYISCVDTVNARFELAEILRGIHNSLSYRNTPKYWLDFGNAKFTGQAILSTIGNLKQPQSEKYETVAQLPFVTEEFGDLLKQSESEDNTPSCSLAEALEKQDLYINSVLAQMGCSLLWNLFRNGMTENRGFFLNLKDFRSQPIKV from the coding sequence ATGATACCAAAAACAAGAATCCACTTTACGGACGATTATTTAATCAATCCAACCAATCCCATTGAAGTAAACCTTATTGGCGCAGGCGGTACAGGCTCAAAGGTGCTGACTGCCCTGCTTGAAATGAACCACAGTTTAATTGACTTGGGACACGCAGGTTTGTCGGTTAGACTATGGGATGATGACATCATCACCGAAGCCAATTTAGGCAGACAACGATTTGCAGAAAGTGAGGTAGGACTGTATAAATCGGTTGCCCTGATTAACAGGGCGAACCGGTGGTCAGGAACAAATTGGAAAGCAGAAACCGTAAAATTTCAAAAAAATGAATTGGGAAAAGCACCCGAAAATACACAGGCAAACATTTACATTTCCTGCGTAGACACGGTAAACGCACGTTTTGAATTGGCCGAAATTTTAAGGGGTATTCATAATAGCTTGTCATATCGAAACACGCCTAAGTATTGGCTCGATTTTGGAAATGCTAAATTTACAGGTCAGGCAATCCTCTCCACCATAGGAAACTTAAAACAGCCCCAATCTGAGAAATACGAAACAGTCGCACAACTGCCATTTGTTACCGAAGAATTTGGAGATTTACTAAAACAATCGGAATCAGAAGACAACACACCTAGCTGTTCTTTAGCCGAAGCATTGGAAAAACAGGATTTGTATATTAATTCTGTATTGGCTCAGATGGGTTGCTCTTTACTTTGGAACTTATTCCGCAATGGAATGACCGAAAACAGGGGCTTTTTTCTTAACCTAAAAGATTTTCGCTCACAACCTATAAAAGTCTGA
- a CDS encoding PDDEXK nuclease domain-containing protein translates to MSTTNPFPLLENIESIIAKTQQYTGRNGKRAMIAAYFQIGKMIVEDEQQGYAEETILLLSEELSKEFGTSYSMSNLEYMRSFYINYQHRIPRPVIGVLETRFSLSWTHYVQLLKMKNEDERNFYETEAIQNKWSVRELQRQYNCALFERLILSRNRDAVKELAANGQLVDHMLDFFGIKEDNKYSENNGKSVIINNLENFMLELGKGFLFEGRQRRFTFEGGSFVVDLVFYNRLLKCFVLSNVMIGKFTQQDIGQMQMYVNYYDRKIKISDENPTIGIILSKDANRTVVEFILPENNKKIFAKEYKAVLPTKEELTKQFE, encoded by the coding sequence ATGAGTACAACTAATCCGTTCCCTCTTTTAGAAAATATAGAGAGTATTATTGCCAAAACACAGCAATATACTGGACGAAATGGTAAGCGTGCCATGATTGCAGCTTATTTTCAGATCGGTAAAATGATTGTTGAAGATGAACAGCAAGGTTATGCTGAAGAAACAATTTTGTTGTTAAGTGAAGAGTTGAGCAAGGAATTTGGTACGAGCTATTCTATGTCCAATCTGGAATATATGAGAAGCTTTTATATCAATTACCAGCACCGAATTCCTCGACCAGTGATTGGGGTTTTGGAAACGCGATTTAGTTTAAGCTGGACACATTATGTTCAACTTTTAAAAATGAAAAATGAGGATGAGCGTAACTTTTACGAAACGGAAGCGATACAGAATAAATGGTCGGTACGGGAACTACAGCGACAATATAATTGTGCCCTATTTGAGCGTTTGATATTAAGCAGGAATAGAGATGCAGTCAAAGAACTTGCAGCCAATGGTCAGCTCGTAGATCATATGCTGGACTTTTTCGGAATAAAAGAGGATAATAAATATTCGGAAAATAATGGTAAAAGTGTTATAATAAATAATCTGGAAAATTTTATGCTGGAGCTTGGCAAAGGTTTTTTGTTCGAAGGGAGACAGCGCAGGTTTACCTTTGAAGGGGGTAGTTTTGTTGTAGATCTTGTATTTTACAACAGGTTGCTGAAATGTTTTGTACTGTCAAACGTAATGATTGGTAAATTTACCCAACAGGACATTGGTCAAATGCAGATGTATGTAAATTATTATGACCGAAAAATTAAAATATCGGATGAAAATCCGACCATAGGTATTATTCTTTCTAAGGACGCAAATCGTACCGTTGTAGAATTTATTTTACCGGAAAATAATAAAAAAATATTTGCCAAAGAATATAAAGCAGTTTTACCAACCAAAGAAGAACTTACAAAACAATTCGAATAA
- a CDS encoding phospholipase D family protein, whose amino-acid sequence MLTDCEEIWIAVAMISDAGFNFIQKNVNPSAKQNYLVGIELPTSPTVLRQLMNLDGNGLVESRIYHKPGKFFHPKIYIVKTGGKLHVFVGSGNCTDGGLDKNIEIGAKIDERNFCEKSLEWYNATNKNARIITEDFLLSYEVLFKNRKERIKNDQQELQILFSEEITPINLEKIDFTNQFFKKEHFQAFEGRKPFDRSPQSNEERQKVRNQLYRLHDKVLPKIKAKKWKLAEHYTSNDIVSSAIHGEYTANDLQAIWLHYGRDKKEIKAYGPKETPLGYMRLQVIIHKDNVGIWNRIGKDKGSQIDRDNLKQKLRTDKVYRETFFNVISNLPYGYFIELNNQPKFVEEFENEQALTEFLLSADFNQYFIIGIDLAPDDPRLSTQNIADTVITNFELLLPTYELIKHKLVL is encoded by the coding sequence TTGTTGACGGACTGCGAAGAAATTTGGATAGCAGTTGCCATGATATCCGATGCTGGTTTTAATTTTATCCAGAAAAACGTTAATCCATCTGCTAAACAAAATTATTTGGTTGGAATAGAGCTGCCAACTTCACCAACCGTTCTAAGACAGCTCATGAACTTAGATGGGAATGGGCTAGTCGAAAGCAGGATCTACCATAAACCAGGCAAATTTTTCCATCCAAAAATCTACATCGTTAAAACTGGAGGAAAACTCCATGTCTTTGTAGGTTCGGGTAATTGTACCGATGGCGGGTTAGATAAAAATATCGAGATAGGTGCTAAAATAGACGAAAGGAACTTCTGCGAAAAGTCACTGGAATGGTATAATGCTACGAATAAAAATGCCCGGATCATTACAGAAGACTTTTTACTGTCTTACGAAGTTTTGTTTAAAAACCGCAAGGAAAGAATAAAGAATGACCAACAAGAGCTTCAAATTCTTTTTTCTGAGGAGATTACCCCCATAAATCTCGAAAAGATAGATTTTACCAACCAATTTTTCAAGAAAGAACATTTTCAAGCATTTGAAGGACGAAAACCGTTTGACAGGTCACCTCAATCTAATGAAGAAAGACAGAAAGTAAGGAATCAATTGTATAGGCTACATGACAAGGTATTACCAAAAATAAAAGCAAAAAAATGGAAGCTCGCAGAACATTATACTTCTAATGACATTGTTTCATCGGCAATACATGGTGAATACACTGCAAATGATCTTCAGGCAATTTGGCTACATTATGGTCGGGACAAAAAAGAAATTAAAGCCTATGGGCCAAAAGAAACGCCACTTGGATATATGCGTCTGCAGGTCATTATCCACAAGGACAATGTAGGAATATGGAACAGGATAGGAAAAGATAAAGGCAGTCAGATCGACAGAGATAATTTGAAACAAAAATTAAGGACAGACAAGGTTTACAGAGAAACCTTTTTTAATGTGATAAGCAATTTGCCATATGGCTATTTCATCGAACTTAACAACCAGCCGAAATTTGTTGAAGAATTTGAAAATGAACAGGCGTTAACAGAATTTTTATTAAGTGCTGATTTCAACCAGTATTTCATTATAGGTATTGACCTTGCGCCCGATGATCCCAGACTGTCCACGCAGAACATTGCAGACACTGTGATCACAAATTTTGAACTATTATTGCCAACCTATGAACTTATAAAACATAAATTGGTCTTATAG
- a CDS encoding DUF2971 domain-containing protein, with the protein MFKFYSVPCADLIENLAGSLASIKFSSAFNLNDPYELKFNLVIDPTAQEHRKQYFKNHPSDTEEDFLSWQKHAIKHDGYSWYAEQQIRNEIGQSITLCSFTEGNNSNLMWSHYTANHTGICIEYHPELFEFFRTLDGFVGIGNIIYADTPPSVMGLDKLNIIAEKIMFTKQSEWNYEKERRVILRSNNNTDFIQIERKYIKAIYIGSRTPSDIVKRILEVCQNSDIKVYYGITMGKSYEVSFSEHKEGTGYMRAFWE; encoded by the coding sequence GTGTTCAAATTTTACTCAGTACCATGTGCAGATCTTATAGAAAACCTCGCAGGATCTCTTGCAAGCATCAAGTTTTCTTCCGCATTCAATCTTAATGATCCATACGAATTAAAGTTCAATTTGGTTATTGATCCTACTGCACAGGAACACCGCAAACAATATTTTAAGAATCACCCATCAGACACAGAAGAAGATTTTTTGTCTTGGCAAAAACACGCTATAAAACATGATGGTTACAGTTGGTATGCTGAACAGCAAATAAGAAATGAAATAGGACAGTCGATCACCTTATGTTCCTTCACAGAAGGTAATAACAGCAATCTGATGTGGTCGCACTACACAGCCAACCATACAGGAATTTGTATAGAATATCATCCTGAGCTATTTGAGTTTTTCAGAACACTGGACGGGTTCGTTGGAATTGGAAATATAATTTACGCTGATACACCACCCTCAGTAATGGGTTTAGATAAACTAAATATTATAGCAGAAAAAATAATGTTTACTAAACAATCCGAATGGAATTATGAAAAAGAACGTCGTGTGATTTTGCGAAGTAATAACAATACGGATTTTATACAAATTGAAAGAAAATACATCAAAGCCATTTACATTGGTTCAAGGACACCAAGTGATATCGTAAAGAGAATTCTGGAGGTTTGCCAAAATTCTGATATTAAAGTGTACTATGGAATAACCATGGGTAAGAGTTACGAAGTGAGCTTTAGCGAACACAAAGAGGGTACAGGATATATGAGGGCTTTTTGGGAATAG
- a CDS encoding AraC family transcriptional regulator codes for MLPLVGKYIQKARIEKNYPQLVEGYKDGLLYSVSPDDKLKYADSAIWAAKLTRDDYLIGRAYTSKGIVYYFNLKKYKLALNEFLIAYKYSQKSNDPYYKNKVYYLLGVVKSYIGNYDEALVLLKQTKTFFEEESKKDIHPNLRYGNKRGYYNSLHQMAVCYRNLGNQKSADSLTNIGLSLTSSNKDYQQEYGYFLKEKGIGQFYKRDYHNSIKSLESSITSISGVNDFAWTSVCYSYIGKSYLELGNMDNAMPFFQKVDSVFQKHHFILPELRNNYEVLIDHYKEKGDIKKELYYTKQLIKADEIIRRDFGYLFSKIHREYDTNTLLDGKTRLERRISQIVWIVWTLATIAAALMIALFFKHRSEKKIRKQYRLLEQKILSKDELIAREGQTKGKENYKLDIEQKIVDDILLRLRDFEDSSGFIESGLTLNKLAARFVTNHSYLSQVINDYKGMNFNRYLSELRIAFITDKLYKERKYLHYKIETLAEECGMASRTNFSNLFQEINGIRPTDFIKQRLQDTDQKSIEE; via the coding sequence ATGCTACCATTAGTGGGAAAATATATTCAGAAGGCAAGAATCGAAAAAAATTACCCCCAGCTTGTGGAAGGATATAAAGATGGATTATTATATTCTGTTTCGCCTGATGATAAACTAAAATATGCCGACAGCGCAATTTGGGCCGCAAAATTGACAAGAGATGATTATCTGATCGGAAGAGCTTATACAAGCAAAGGCATCGTGTATTATTTTAATTTAAAAAAATACAAACTGGCGTTGAATGAATTCCTGATTGCGTACAAATATTCTCAGAAAAGTAACGATCCCTACTATAAAAACAAGGTGTACTATCTTCTTGGTGTCGTTAAAAGTTATATTGGTAACTATGATGAGGCGCTAGTATTATTAAAACAGACTAAAACTTTCTTTGAAGAAGAATCAAAGAAAGATATACATCCCAATCTGCGGTATGGAAATAAACGTGGATATTACAACAGTCTGCATCAGATGGCTGTATGCTACCGCAATTTAGGTAATCAAAAATCAGCAGACTCCCTGACAAACATCGGACTTTCCCTAACGTCATCAAATAAGGACTATCAACAGGAGTACGGTTATTTTTTAAAAGAAAAGGGTATTGGCCAGTTTTACAAAAGAGATTACCATAATTCCATAAAATCTCTGGAAAGCTCCATAACCTCAATATCGGGTGTTAATGATTTTGCATGGACGAGCGTCTGCTATTCCTATATTGGAAAATCATATCTCGAGCTAGGTAATATGGATAATGCAATGCCCTTTTTTCAGAAAGTAGATTCAGTGTTTCAGAAACATCATTTCATATTACCTGAGCTTAGAAATAACTACGAGGTATTAATCGATCATTATAAAGAAAAAGGGGATATTAAAAAAGAGCTTTATTATACCAAACAACTTATAAAAGCTGATGAGATTATTCGTCGTGACTTTGGATACCTTTTTTCCAAGATTCATAGAGAATATGATACCAATACTTTGCTTGATGGAAAAACTCGGTTAGAAAGAAGAATTTCACAAATCGTCTGGATAGTTTGGACTTTGGCAACTATCGCCGCCGCACTGATGATAGCTTTATTCTTCAAACATAGGAGTGAAAAGAAAATCCGTAAGCAGTACAGGCTTTTAGAGCAGAAGATCCTCAGTAAAGATGAGCTGATCGCACGTGAAGGACAGACAAAGGGAAAGGAGAATTATAAGCTGGACATTGAGCAAAAAATCGTGGATGATATTCTGCTGAGGTTAAGGGACTTTGAGGATAGTTCTGGTTTTATTGAAAGTGGTCTTACATTAAATAAACTCGCCGCTAGGTTCGTCACTAACCATAGCTATCTCTCACAGGTGATCAATGATTATAAAGGGATGAATTTTAACAGATATCTCAGCGAACTACGAATTGCCTTTATCACTGACAAACTTTATAAAGAAAGAAAATACCTTCATTATAAGATAGAAACTTTGGCGGAAGAATGTGGAATGGCTTCCAGAACTAATTTTTCAAACTTATTCCAAGAGATCAACGGGATTCGTCCGACGGATTTTATTAAACAGCGTCTCCAAGATACCGATCAGAAAAGCATAGAAGAGTAG
- a CDS encoding MauE/DoxX family redox-associated membrane protein — translation MRNKILIVEIVVLLLVVLFLYTGISKLVDFKTFTYDLNNQPFPNSFTPFLKWAVPLSEIAIVGTLMFEKTRIIGLYASLVLMSMFTIYTALVLFHVFEYVPCSCGGVIKHLSWPQHLVFNSFFVVITFMAIKYQRTKKTQLNYNIQ, via the coding sequence ATGCGAAACAAAATACTCATCGTTGAAATCGTAGTACTATTACTGGTTGTTTTGTTCCTGTATACCGGAATAAGTAAGTTAGTGGATTTTAAAACCTTCACTTATGACCTGAATAATCAGCCATTTCCAAACAGTTTCACACCTTTTTTGAAATGGGCGGTTCCGTTATCTGAAATTGCGATTGTGGGTACACTTATGTTTGAGAAAACCAGGATTATAGGTTTGTATGCATCCTTGGTATTAATGTCGATGTTCACTATTTACACAGCCCTCGTGCTTTTTCATGTTTTTGAATATGTACCCTGCAGTTGCGGAGGGGTAATAAAACATTTAAGCTGGCCGCAGCACTTAGTTTTTAATTCATTCTTTGTAGTTATAACATTTATGGCTATAAAATACCAAAGGACTAAAAAAACACAATTGAATTATAACATACAATAA
- a CDS encoding DUF6520 family protein, translated as MKNFKLLLATAVLFAVGSAFTASSKTVAGEYVKDGDTWELKDGGTCELEPSEVCDYTKIGSATTEQYPDQFQNPANFSAHTINARYEP; from the coding sequence ATGAAAAATTTTAAATTATTATTAGCTACAGCTGTATTGTTCGCTGTAGGGAGTGCATTTACTGCTAGCAGCAAAACTGTAGCAGGAGAGTATGTTAAAGACGGAGATACTTGGGAACTGAAAGATGGCGGTACTTGTGAGTTAGAGCCTAGCGAAGTTTGTGACTATACAAAAATAGGTTCTGCAACTACAGAACAATATCCTGATCAGTTTCAAAATCCTGCAAATTTTTCTGCCCATACAATTAACGCAAGATATGAGCCATAA
- a CDS encoding transposase translates to MIGCFRSIFEGCLPAFKQSRTFDRARSLALGVLGCLGRCTITGMLSANGSQFKDWSAAYRLFKDDRMNLDGIFGAVRRRVQKLNLSSEDTNIYGHMDDTLFRKKGRNVFGTSWLRDPLGPPFANNFVWGQRFIQVSLSLLENGSSGPSKAIPVDLVHCPATRKPGKTASQAEIDIFKETQKKAKLSEIGAQRIVKLRTDLDSDGHAERKLVISVDGSYTNETVIRKLPDNVDMIGRIRKDCKLYALPCEQPQGSGRKKYYGEELPTPEMIRQDQQYPYMAVRAWAAGKIRSFDVKVVRNVRWRKSGPKNLMLVIVRPVGYRLTKKSKLLYRNPAYLICTNPEMEISMLLQAYIRRWEIEVGFRDQKTLIGCGQAQVRLKGVVEKVPAFISACYGMMLLAAHETNLAEKISLPGTKWYKNALRTRTTTGDILNRFRAEKWLESIRINFSDFVNIEKKMAKLEKLANPILSSLFYMRN, encoded by the coding sequence CTGATCGGATGCTTCAGATCGATTTTCGAAGGCTGCCTGCCAGCCTTCAAGCAGTCCAGAACCTTTGATCGCGCAAGGTCATTGGCCTTGGGTGTGTTGGGATGCCTTGGCCGGTGTACCATTACCGGCATGCTCTCGGCCAATGGTAGCCAGTTCAAGGACTGGTCTGCGGCATACAGACTGTTCAAGGACGACAGGATGAACCTTGATGGGATCTTCGGGGCTGTAAGAAGACGTGTACAGAAACTCAATCTTTCCAGTGAGGATACGAACATCTATGGCCATATGGACGATACCCTGTTTCGTAAAAAGGGAAGAAATGTATTTGGGACCTCTTGGCTAAGGGATCCATTGGGGCCACCTTTTGCAAACAATTTCGTCTGGGGCCAAAGATTTATACAGGTTTCGCTCTCCTTGCTGGAGAATGGATCCTCTGGTCCTTCAAAAGCTATACCTGTCGACCTTGTCCATTGCCCCGCCACCAGGAAGCCCGGTAAGACTGCCTCACAGGCAGAAATTGATATCTTCAAAGAAACCCAGAAAAAAGCCAAGCTTAGTGAGATCGGTGCCCAGCGCATTGTTAAGTTAAGGACCGATCTGGACAGCGACGGACACGCGGAAAGAAAACTTGTCATAAGCGTGGACGGAAGCTATACCAATGAAACAGTGATAAGAAAGCTCCCGGATAATGTTGATATGATAGGCAGGATCAGAAAAGATTGTAAGCTTTATGCACTTCCCTGTGAACAGCCCCAGGGATCTGGCAGAAAAAAGTATTATGGAGAGGAACTTCCCACCCCGGAAATGATTCGCCAGGACCAGCAGTACCCATATATGGCGGTGAGGGCTTGGGCAGCAGGAAAAATCAGGTCATTTGATGTCAAAGTGGTTAGAAACGTAAGATGGAGGAAATCTGGACCGAAAAACCTGATGCTTGTCATAGTAAGACCGGTCGGCTACAGGCTCACAAAAAAATCAAAGCTACTTTACAGGAACCCAGCCTATCTGATATGCACCAATCCAGAAATGGAAATAAGCATGCTGTTGCAGGCCTATATAAGAAGGTGGGAAATAGAGGTTGGTTTTCGGGACCAGAAAACTTTGATCGGCTGTGGCCAGGCCCAGGTTAGGTTAAAAGGTGTTGTGGAAAAAGTACCCGCGTTTATTTCAGCCTGCTATGGGATGATGCTATTGGCAGCGCACGAAACCAACCTGGCCGAAAAGATTTCTCTGCCTGGAACAAAATGGTATAAGAATGCGTTGAGGACAAGAACAACAACAGGCGATATACTAAACAGATTCAGAGCAGAAAAATGGCTGGAAAGTATCAGAATCAATTTTTCCGACTTCGTGAACATAGAGAAAAAAATGGCAAAGTTGGAAAAATTAGCCAATCCTATCCTGTCTTCACTTTTTTACATGAGAAATTAG
- a CDS encoding TlpA family protein disulfide reductase has protein sequence MKKFFLTVSVIFFFLTAYSQKSTDILIEVSYSSLQKDTITMLYQNNAWAATPIRNKELADPTANNHFSIQSDSIGKFIYFSLQKKDDSYLLVNYIAEPGDSVKIFVNRDGLIFRGKGSAKYQCRYDMDKIARAFPFFNSPRSYHTENKDVVLDSLYSSFYPVSASNSIKHVEGAKNCSNFVLEAYRDQISSLSYYVLKADLYGKSEKQILSSINSSYNVFGSDVTLKEKRRIQNTLVSIYLKKDKQSFNEIPDSLLAYSAGFLDFKTYQLGRSEANFSGAISPLPNPDKIYSGVEEIYENYEGILRDRLVTHYLLKSHKRLKNGSAEMATALKFVNDLECISLLGSLNNSTKPGSQAYNFSLSDITGKIRTMDGFKGKVVLLDFWFTGCTGCKVLAQRMKPIIGSYKNNKNLVFISISVDKDTVLWKESVSKEIYTNKGSIDLFTEGLGTNNPVVKHYGVTYYPTLILFDKKGRVVTTSVPSPENQKSKEALLSLIDKQL, from the coding sequence ATGAAAAAGTTTTTTTTAACGGTAAGCGTAATATTTTTTTTTCTCACTGCATATTCTCAAAAGTCAACAGATATTTTGATTGAGGTTTCGTATAGCAGCCTGCAGAAGGATACCATAACCATGTTGTATCAGAATAATGCATGGGCTGCAACCCCTATCAGAAACAAAGAATTAGCCGATCCAACAGCTAATAATCATTTTAGCATTCAATCCGATTCTATTGGTAAATTCATTTATTTTTCATTGCAGAAGAAAGATGATAGTTATCTCTTGGTAAATTATATTGCAGAACCCGGTGATAGTGTGAAAATTTTCGTCAATCGCGATGGACTCATCTTTCGTGGTAAAGGCTCAGCTAAGTATCAATGTCGATATGATATGGATAAAATAGCCAGAGCTTTTCCATTCTTTAATTCACCGCGAAGCTATCATACAGAAAATAAAGATGTTGTTTTAGATTCACTTTACTCGTCATTTTATCCTGTCAGCGCTAGTAATAGCATTAAGCATGTAGAAGGAGCTAAAAACTGCAGTAATTTTGTGCTTGAAGCCTATCGAGATCAAATATCTTCACTATCATATTATGTTTTGAAAGCTGATTTGTATGGGAAAAGCGAAAAGCAAATTTTAAGTTCGATAAATTCTTCGTACAATGTATTTGGTAGTGATGTTACTTTAAAAGAAAAGAGAAGGATTCAAAACACTCTGGTTTCTATTTATTTAAAAAAAGATAAGCAATCTTTTAATGAAATTCCTGATTCACTTTTAGCGTACTCTGCAGGATTTTTGGATTTTAAAACCTATCAATTGGGAAGATCAGAAGCTAATTTTTCTGGTGCAATATCGCCATTGCCAAATCCCGATAAAATTTACTCTGGAGTTGAGGAGATATATGAAAATTACGAGGGTATATTAAGAGATAGATTGGTTACCCACTATCTGTTAAAATCGCATAAACGTTTAAAAAATGGGTCTGCGGAAATGGCTACAGCACTTAAATTTGTTAATGATTTGGAATGTATTTCGCTTTTAGGTTCTCTAAACAATTCGACCAAGCCCGGGAGTCAAGCTTATAATTTTTCGTTGTCTGATATTACTGGAAAAATTAGAACAATGGATGGGTTTAAGGGAAAAGTAGTGTTACTTGATTTTTGGTTTACGGGTTGTACCGGATGCAAGGTTCTAGCTCAAAGAATGAAACCAATTATAGGGAGCTATAAAAACAACAAAAATTTGGTATTCATCAGTATCAGCGTTGATAAGGATACGGTGCTATGGAAAGAGAGCGTTAGCAAAGAAATATATACAAATAAGGGTAGCATCGATCTTTTTACAGAGGGTTTGGGAACAAACAACCCGGTAGTAAAACACTACGGTGTAACTTATTATCCTACTCTTATTTTATTTGATAAAAAAGGAAGAGTGGTCACCACTTCTGTACCTAGTCCAGAAAATCAAAAAAGTAAAGAAGCCTTATTATCCTTGATTGATAAACAATTATAA
- a CDS encoding RagB/SusD family nutrient uptake outer membrane protein — translation MKIRFIIILIALSIVACKKQDQWLDFKSSKSDVVPSTLEDYQAILDNNSIMNENYPAMGMVAADNYYLTPAVWKALTDIPRKNAYIWLSDINEGSVTALSPDWDNPYKMIEYANIALSGLQKMEVSSENNAVYNNIKGSSLFFRALAFYNLAQIYAPPYNANTASIDKGIIIRLTDNVGEKSVRSSIQATYNQILSDLLAAQDLLPVTPLYKTRPSKTAVAALLSKTYLLMGDYNHAKTYSDQALSQNNNLLDFNTLNTLPTYSFPTFTGNNPEIIFYAVSQSYSPVNAARLLMVPSFYNSYNVNDLRKAMFFRSNSGGFFFTGKYTGGSGFFSGLASNELYLIRSECNARLGNMTAALADLNLLLQMRWNKNVTYIPYNNSNSDLVLTKILDERRKELPFTSNTRWEDLRRLNTDPRFAITLTRSIDNVIYSLLPNDSRYTFLIPQIEILKSGIEQNIR, via the coding sequence ATGAAAATAAGATTTATTATTATACTAATTGCCCTTAGTATAGTGGCATGTAAGAAACAGGATCAATGGCTTGATTTTAAATCAAGCAAGTCTGATGTTGTTCCATCAACTCTTGAAGATTATCAAGCGATCCTTGACAACAACTCAATTATGAATGAGAACTACCCTGCGATGGGGATGGTGGCAGCAGATAATTATTACCTAACACCAGCTGTCTGGAAGGCTTTAACAGATATTCCTCGAAAAAATGCTTACATATGGCTTTCCGATATTAATGAAGGATCTGTCACTGCTTTAAGCCCTGATTGGGACAACCCCTATAAAATGATAGAATATGCAAATATCGCATTGTCTGGTTTACAGAAGATGGAGGTTTCGAGCGAAAATAATGCGGTTTACAATAATATCAAGGGTAGTTCTTTGTTTTTTAGGGCATTAGCATTTTACAATTTGGCGCAAATATACGCGCCTCCCTATAATGCAAATACTGCCTCTATTGATAAAGGAATAATTATTCGTTTGACAGATAATGTGGGTGAAAAGTCCGTGAGATCTAGTATTCAGGCAACTTATAATCAGATTCTAAGTGATTTATTGGCGGCGCAGGATTTATTACCAGTTACACCATTATACAAAACACGGCCGTCAAAAACCGCTGTTGCCGCACTTTTATCTAAAACATATCTATTGATGGGGGATTATAATCATGCAAAGACCTACTCTGACCAGGCATTAAGCCAAAATAATAATCTTCTTGATTTCAATACCCTCAACACCCTACCGACCTATTCATTTCCAACTTTTACGGGGAATAATCCAGAGATTATTTTTTATGCTGTTAGCCAAAGTTATAGTCCGGTGAATGCTGCCCGTCTATTAATGGTGCCATCTTTTTATAATTCGTACAATGTGAACGACCTAAGAAAAGCCATGTTTTTCCGTAGCAATAGTGGGGGTTTCTTTTTTACAGGTAAATATACTGGTGGAAGTGGCTTTTTTAGCGGATTGGCGTCGAATGAATTATATCTTATACGTTCAGAATGTAATGCTCGATTAGGAAATATGACTGCTGCACTTGCAGATTTGAATTTGCTGTTACAAATGCGATGGAATAAGAATGTGACTTATATACCTTACAATAATTCAAATTCAGATCTGGTTCTAACTAAGATTTTAGATGAAAGAAGAAAAGAACTCCCATTTACTTCAAATACTCGATGGGAAGATTTAAGAAGGCTTAATACAGATCCGCGATTTGCGATTACTTTGACCAGAAGTATTGACAATGTAATCTATTCTTTATTGCCAAATGATTCACGTTACACTTTTCTAATACCACAAATCGAAATTTTGAAAAGTGGTATCGAACAAAATATAAGATAA